Proteins encoded by one window of Mycolicibacterium sp. ND9-15:
- the aftC gene encoding arabinofuranan 3-O-arabinosyltransferase — translation MRDLVTAPFRPRTYPPSVAHLLKLILWPLAILFIIHRSYVLATNGYITDDYGPVYRAVVNFKMGWDIYNEHFNHVDPHYLYPPGGTLLMAPFGYLPVDASRYWFITFNTIAIVLAAYFLVRLFGYGFGSVALPALLAAMFCTESVINTLVFGNINGCILLAEVLFFRWLLDGKRNHEWLAGVAIGLTLVVKPLLAPLLLLPLVNRQWRALVAAIAVPLVFNAAAWPLISDPMNFVTRTVPYIFTTRDYFNSSIAGNGLYYGLPTWLILLLRIAFAIIAVISLWLLYKYYRTRDPLFWMTTSSGVLLITSFLVLSLGQGYYSMMLFPFLMTVVLKNSVLRNWPAWVAIYGFMSADRWLLGHWPTTGRFLEYMKFTYGWGLMLVVVFSVLYFRYLDAKAEGRLDDGIDPTWLKKVEPAPSEPAKPVGPPIS, via the coding sequence GTGCGTGATCTTGTGACCGCTCCGTTCCGGCCTCGAACCTACCCACCCAGCGTGGCGCATTTGTTGAAACTGATTCTGTGGCCGCTGGCGATCCTGTTCATCATTCACCGCAGTTACGTCCTGGCCACCAACGGCTACATCACCGACGACTACGGACCCGTGTACCGGGCGGTCGTCAATTTCAAGATGGGCTGGGATATCTACAACGAGCACTTCAACCACGTCGACCCGCATTACCTCTATCCGCCGGGCGGCACGCTGTTGATGGCGCCGTTCGGTTATCTGCCCGTCGACGCGTCGCGGTACTGGTTCATCACGTTCAACACGATCGCGATCGTGTTGGCCGCCTACTTCCTGGTGCGCCTGTTCGGCTACGGCTTCGGTTCGGTCGCGCTGCCCGCGCTGCTGGCGGCGATGTTCTGCACCGAAAGCGTGATCAACACACTGGTTTTCGGCAACATCAACGGCTGCATCCTGCTGGCGGAGGTGCTGTTCTTCCGGTGGCTGCTAGACGGGAAACGCAACCACGAATGGCTCGCGGGTGTGGCGATCGGGTTGACATTGGTGGTCAAACCGCTGCTGGCCCCGCTGTTGTTGCTGCCGCTGGTGAACCGCCAATGGCGTGCGCTGGTTGCCGCAATCGCCGTTCCGCTGGTGTTCAACGCGGCGGCATGGCCGTTGATCAGCGACCCGATGAATTTTGTGACACGCACGGTGCCCTACATCTTCACCACGCGCGACTACTTCAACAGCTCGATCGCCGGCAACGGCCTCTACTATGGCTTGCCGACGTGGTTGATCCTGTTGTTGCGCATCGCTTTTGCGATTATCGCGGTGATCTCGCTGTGGCTGCTGTACAAGTACTACCGGACCCGTGACCCGCTGTTCTGGATGACGACGTCGTCGGGCGTGCTGCTGATCACCTCGTTCCTGGTGCTGTCGCTGGGGCAGGGCTACTACTCGATGATGCTTTTCCCGTTCCTGATGACGGTGGTGCTGAAGAACTCGGTGCTTCGCAATTGGCCTGCGTGGGTGGCGATCTACGGGTTCATGAGCGCCGACCGCTGGCTGCTCGGGCACTGGCCGACGACCGGCCGCTTCCTCGAGTACATGAAGTTCACCTACGGTTGGGGCTTGATGCTCGTCGTCGTGTTTTCGGTGCTGTACTTCCGCTATCTGGATGCCAAGGCAGAGGGCCGTCTCGACGACGGGATCGATCCGACGTGGCTGAAGAAGGTCGAGCCCGCCCCGTCTGAGCCGGCGAAACCGGTCGGGCCGCCGATCAGTTGA
- a CDS encoding oxidoreductase family protein, with the protein MPTIPVDPRCITPDWLSEVLEADVRACKLEQIGIGVGLLGRLYRVHLEGGPGTPATVVVKLPTADMSARTAICEPGNFYLREIRFYQEIGLANPLPPARPYFAAFDEVTHDFVLVLEDLGRLRNADQTVGCSVADAETLIDAIAGHHAYWWDNDRLASLTWLTPMNVPPLSDVIITNFKAAWPVFLERIGSDMSPAMRDFGERFPSAMQWFLDEFVRPPATYVHGDLRLDQLFFPIGPDDPPLTALDWQIGAKGRGAYDIGYFLSQSLTAETRRRCESELLERYTERLAEHGIVYPREQLRHDYRLAIAWCFAYPVLGAGSLDIANDRQLELLRTMLSGATAAIEDHDALSLRPD; encoded by the coding sequence ATGCCGACAATCCCGGTGGACCCGCGGTGTATCACCCCGGACTGGCTCAGCGAGGTCCTCGAGGCCGACGTGCGGGCCTGCAAGCTCGAGCAGATCGGCATCGGCGTCGGCCTGCTGGGTCGCCTGTACCGGGTTCATCTCGAGGGCGGCCCTGGCACGCCCGCCACCGTCGTCGTCAAACTACCGACCGCAGATATGTCGGCCCGGACGGCGATCTGCGAGCCCGGCAACTTCTACCTGCGCGAAATCCGCTTCTACCAGGAAATCGGCCTGGCCAACCCGCTGCCGCCGGCGCGCCCGTATTTCGCCGCCTTCGACGAAGTGACGCACGATTTCGTGCTGGTGCTCGAAGATCTCGGGCGGCTGCGCAACGCCGATCAGACCGTCGGCTGCAGCGTCGCGGATGCCGAAACCCTTATCGATGCCATCGCCGGCCATCACGCGTACTGGTGGGACAACGACCGACTGGCATCGCTGACATGGCTGACTCCAATGAACGTCCCGCCGCTGTCCGACGTCATCATCACGAACTTCAAGGCTGCCTGGCCGGTATTCCTCGAGCGCATCGGCTCCGACATGTCCCCCGCCATGCGGGACTTCGGCGAGAGGTTCCCCTCGGCGATGCAGTGGTTCCTGGATGAGTTCGTGCGGCCGCCCGCGACGTACGTGCACGGTGATCTGCGACTGGACCAACTGTTCTTCCCCATCGGCCCCGACGACCCGCCGCTGACCGCGCTGGATTGGCAGATCGGCGCGAAGGGTCGTGGCGCCTACGACATCGGCTACTTCCTGAGTCAGAGCCTTACGGCCGAGACACGGCGTCGCTGTGAAAGCGAGCTACTCGAGCGGTACACCGAGCGCCTGGCCGAACATGGAATCGTTTACCCCCGAGAACAACTGCGGCACGACTACCGGCTCGCCATCGCGTGGTGCTTCGCCTACCCCGTCCTCGGTGCAGGCAGCCTGGACATCGCCAACGACCGCCAGCTGGAACTGCTTCGCACGATGTTGAGCGGCGCCACGGCGGCGATCGAGGACCACGACGCCTTGTCACTGAGGCCCGACTGA